From a region of the Corallococcus coralloides DSM 2259 genome:
- a CDS encoding Imm1 family immunity protein, with translation MRVISLSVDNRSGNRNREEETDEPTWEQVERAFQSLDARRHTMLTLEADEEDHGLIVGGGGGLYVVTVHRYPEIFTLTSAETDAGEAVRLTIGGQEGIFAKNLCVGVDQALLAMRRYFETCELERSMRWVAE, from the coding sequence GTGCGAGTCATTTCGCTGTCGGTCGATAACCGGTCGGGAAATCGCAATCGTGAGGAGGAGACGGACGAGCCGACCTGGGAACAGGTTGAGCGCGCATTTCAGTCGTTGGATGCCAGGCGGCACACCATGTTGACGCTGGAGGCCGATGAGGAGGATCACGGCCTGATTGTCGGAGGCGGTGGCGGATTGTACGTGGTGACAGTGCACCGTTACCCTGAGATTTTCACGCTGACGTCAGCCGAGACGGACGCAGGCGAGGCAGTCCGTTTGACGATTGGGGGACAGGAAGGCATCTTCGCCAAGAACCTGTGCGTGGGAGTTGATCAGGCTCTCCTGGCGATGCGTCGCTATTTCGAGACCTGCGAGCTGGAACGGTCAATGCGGTGGGTTGCGGAGTAA